One Ilumatobacter fluminis genomic window, TCGACGGCCCGATCGTCGAGGTCCACATCTCGAACCCGAACTCACGCGAGCCGTGGCGACACACCAGCGTCGTCGCACCGGTGGCGACCGGTTCCATCACCGGGTTCGGCAAGCAGGGCTACGACCTGGCGGTCCGGGCGGTCGCCGCATCGTTGGCAGCCCGATGAGTGTGCGGGAGCACCTGCCGCCCATCGGATACGCCGGCCGTATCGGTCGAGTCCGTCACCGGGCGACCGACCTCGGCTTCGACGGAGTGCTCGTCACCGACCTGATCGACATCCGCTGGCTGACCGGCTTCACCGGCTCGTCCGGCACCCTCCTGATCACACCCGACCGGGCCGTCTTCGTGACCGACGGCCGTTACCGCGACCGCGCCGCCGACGAGTTCGCGGCGTCGGGCGCCGAGGCCGACATCGTCGCCGGGTTCACCAAGCTCGAACAGCAACAACGACTCGACGACGCCGCCCACAACCTGAGCAAGATCGGCGCCTCGGCCGCGTCGATCGACCACGAGTCGTGGACCCGGCTCGCGACCCGTCTCCCGATCGCGCCGATCACGACGATCGTCGCCGACGAACGCCGCGCCAAGGACGAAGGCGAGGTCGCGCGGATCGAACTGGCCGCCGAGTTCGCGGATGCAGCCCTCGCCGAAGTGGCTCCGCTGCTCGGTTACGGTCTCACCGAAGCCGACGTTCGTACCGAGCTCGAGTACCGCATGCGTCGCCACGGTGCCGACGGCCCGAGCTACGACACCATCGTCGCCAGCGGGCCGACCAACGCCGCCCGGCCACACCACGAGCCGACCGACCGCCTGATCGTCGAGGGCGACACCGTCGTGATCGACGTCGGCGCCCTGGTCGACGGTTACCACTCCGACATGACCCGCAGCTACGTGATCGGCGAGCCGACGGCCCAACAGCGGGAGATCTACGATCTGGTGCTCACCGCACAGCTCGCAGGGCTCTCTGCAGTCACCGCCGGCCGACGGGCCGCCGCCGTCGACACCGCCTGCCGAACCCTGTTCGAGGGAGCCGGGTATCGCGACTGGTACCTGCACTCGACCGGGCACGGCGTGGGCCTCCAGATCCACGAAGATCCGTACGAATCGCCCGTCTCCGAACAGACCCTCGTCGCCGGGGACGTCGTGACTGTGGAGCCAGGCCTCTATCGTGTCGGATTCGGTGGCTTCCGCGTCGAAGACCTCGTCGAGGTCGAGAGCGACGGCTGCCGCGTATTGACTCAGTCGCCCAAGGACACCCCATGCCTGCCATCACCACCAACGACCTGAAGACCGGGATCACCCTCGAGCTCGACAACGGCCTGTTCCAGGTCGTCGAGTTTCAGCACGTCAAGCCCGGCAAGGGTGGCGCCTTCGTGCGCACCAAGCTGCGCAACGTCAAGTCCGGCAACGTCTTCGACCGCACGTTCAACGCGGGTATCCGCGTCGAGCAGGCGATCATCCGCCGCGAAGACATGCAGTTCCTCTACCGCGACGGCGACGACTACGTGTTCATGAACAACGAGTCGTACGAGCAGATGAACGTCGCCCCGGTCGCCCTCGGCGACGCCGCCGACTACCTGATCGAGGGCATGACCGCCCAGGTCGCGTTCCACGAGGGCGAGATCATCGGCGTCGAGATCCCCGCCTCGGTCGAACTGACGATCACCGAGACCGAGCCCGGCCTGCAGGGCGACCGCAAGACGGGCGCCACCAAGCCCGCCACCCTCGAGACCGGCAAGATCGTCAACGTCCCGCTGTTCATCGAGCAGGGCGAGAAGATCCGGGTCGACACTCGCAGCGGCGAGTACATGACCCGCGTCTGATCGGACGAGCCTGATGGAACGCCCCGACGAGCGGTCCGACGCGCGCGAACGTGCGTTGTACCTGCTCTACGAAGCCCACTCGAAGGGCATCGCCCCGGTCGACACGATCGACCTCCAGGTGATCGAACCCGACGAACTCACCCAGGAACTCGTTCGCGGTGTCGGCGACCACCTCGAACGGCTCGACGGGATGATCGACGAACGGGCCCACGGCTGGACGCTCGCCCGCATGCCCGTACTCGACCTCAACGTGATGCGCCTCGGTGCCTACGAACTGCTCGAGCGGCCCCACGTGCCGACCGCCGTCGTCCTCAACGAGGCGGTCGAACTCGCCAAGCGCTTCTCGACCGACGACTCCGGCCGGTTCGTGAACGGCGTCCTCGCGGCGATCGCGACCGACGCCCGCCCGACCGCCGACTGAACCGGTTCTGCCCCGACGAGAGGGGTAGGGTCGCTGACCATGCGGGCCGAGGAGTCGTGGCGATACTTCGTCTGCCTCGGCGTCGGGCTGCTGTTGTTCGTCCTGCTCGGCCCCGGCTGGTCGTCCGGGTTCGAGTCGCCGTTCCCCGACTCCTCGTCGTACGTCGCCGTTGCCGACATCGGGCCGTTCTCGATCGACTTCTGGTTCGCCGAGCGGCCACCCACGTACCCACTCCTCGTCTGGCTCGTCGGGCCGTCGGCCCGGGCGATCGTCCTCGCGCAGACGCTGATCTGGGTGGCTGCGTCGACCTACCTCGCCGTCACCCTGTGGCAGCAACTGTCGAACCGGATCGTCCGGCTCGTGACGATCGTGGCTGTCGGCGCCGTGCTCATCGAGACGCGCTGGATGTTCTGGCACACCCTCGTACTCACCGAGTCACTCTCGAACTCGCTCGTCCTGGCATGGCTCGCGGCATGGATCCGATGGTTCGCCGCACCGAGTGGCCGCCGCCTCGCCGGTGCGGTCGTCCTCACGGCAGCGTGGATGCTGCTGCGCGACTCCAACGCCGTGACGTTGACGGCGTCGCTGATCCCGCTCGTGGTGGCCGGGTTCGTGTGGGAGCGACGTCGTCCGGGGGAGCGGGTTCGGGGTCTGGTGACCGCCTCGGTGATCCTGATCCTGGTCGGGGTGTTCTCCGGCATCGGGCAGTGGCACACCTCGCGAGGCGAGGTGACGTTCCACAACAACGTCGGGCTGCGCTGGTTGCCCGACGAGTCGATGCGGGAGTGGATGATCGACCACGGCATGCCGTTCGACGAAGCCCTCGCCGAACGCACCGGGGGCGACGCCTGGGCCGACGGTGAGGCGTTCCTGCGAGACCCTCGTCTCGAGGAGTATCGGGACTGGGCATCGGGCCCGGGCCGTATCGCCGCCGGATGGTCGTTCGTCGCCCGCAGCCCCTGGTACATCGACCGGTTCGTCGACGAGTTGCCGATCCACACCGACTCGGGTTTCGCGGCCTACGACGCCCACCGGGTCGGCGAGCAGTTCCCCGACACCGTGCTGGGCCCGCTCGACCCGACCGGATCCCGATGGTCGATGGCGCTGTGGGGGCTCGCTGCGATCGGTGCGATCGCAGCGGCGTTCGCCGTCCGACGATGGCTCGGCGTGCTCATCACCTTCCTCGTGGTGCCGATCGCCGTCGATCTCTATCTCGTCTACGTCGCCGACGCGATCGAGGTGGGTCGTCACCTCGCCGGGCCGATGTTCCGGATGTCGATCGTCTGCATCGTCGCCGCCGGCCTGACGGCCGACGCACTCCTCGCACGACGCACGGACGGCAACGAGCACCACGACAGCGACCCGCCCGACAGCCACGAGCACGATCCCGACGATGGCCCCGGCGACGACCCCGGCGACGACCACCGCGACGATCGGCACGACACGGCCGAGTCCGGAGCCCGCCCGATGACCGACTCGCCCGGCGGCGCGGTGACGACGTGAGCGACCTCGACGACGAGACGGCCGTGGACGGCGTGGACGAGGTCGTGAACGAGCGCGACGCGGGCAGCGCAGCCGCGCGGCGGCTCACCGACGAGTCGCTCGCCGAGCGGTCGAACGGTGGATCGACCGAGCAGGAACCGACGGGCGGCCATCACCCGACGGGAGGCGAGTCGGACACCAGCTTCGCCGGTGCCGCCGCGGCGTGGGGGCCGTGGGGGGCTTGGGGCGTTGCGGTCAGCTGCACCCTGATGGTGCTGGTCGCCGCTGCATCGTTGTTCTGGATGGAAGCCCGCGGCGCCGACTTCGACCCGCAGTACATGCGCACCGTCGTCGAGCGAACCATCCGATTCGGTGGCAGCTACTACGAGAACGCCGTCCACAACAAGGGCCCGCTCGAACCGTTCCTGTACGAGATCGCGCGCCGGGTCGGTGGATTCGACGGCTTCTGGTTCATGATCGCCTTGCTGAGCCTCGCCGCGGCGTGTTGCGTCGGCGCGGCCGCTCACGTCGTGACGCGTCTGGCCGGTGGCCCGGCCGTGATCGGTGCCTCCGTGGCCGCAGGAACGATCGTCCACTTCACCCTGTCGGGTGCCGACTACGCAGGGGTCCTCTACGCCCGCAACATCACCGTCGCCCTGCTCTGCGTCATCGTCGTGATCGCCGGCACCGATGCCTGCTGGACCACCGGCCGACGTCGCATCGCCTCGGCGGCCGGGTGCGGCGTGCTGGCCGGTCTCGCCGTGCAGACGCTGCTGACCACCGTGTTCGCCGGGTCGGTGGTCCTGCTCTGGGTCGTGTGGCGGCGCGGCCGACTCGAGACGCCCCGCTCTCGGGCCGGTGTGTGGATCGTCATCGGCGGTGCCGTCGGCCTGGTCTCGGCACCGATCTGGTACCTACTGCGTGGTTCGTGGCGTGACTTCGTCGACGGATGGTGGGTCTACGCCCGATTCATGAGCGAAGCCACCGACCGCTCCCTCGCCGACCAGGGCCGGCTCGGTTGGGACTCGCTGTTCGAGTACTACCGCGAACGGCCCGAAGTGGTCGTGTTCGTCGTGCTGTGGGGTGTCGTCACGCTCGTCCGCTGGCATCGCCTCGACGGCGCGCAGCGGGCGCTCCGCCTCATGATCGGCGCCTGGTTCGCTGCGGCGTGGGTCGAGCTGATCCTGAGCCAGCGCTACTCCTCGCACTACTTCGCGGTGCTCGCCGTGCCGACACTGCTGATGCTCGCCGACCTCGTCGGGCAGGCGACGGCCCGCTTGGCTCGGACCGGGGCGACGCATCCGATCTTGGCGTGGATGCCGGCGCTCGCGATCGTGCTGTCGCTACAGATCGGCGCACTCGAAGGTCTCCGCGTCGGGGTCGAGTCGATGTGGGCGGTGCAGTCGACGGAGGAGTTCACCGAGCGGCGGGAGTCGGGATACAGCGGCCGGAGCCACACGATGCGGGCCACACTCGACGCCGTCTCCGACGAGCAGGATCCGATCCTCGCGTGGACCAGTTATCCGTGGACCTACATCGACCTGCACCGCACCTCGGCCACCCGCTACATCTGGAAGACGTTCCTGCTCGGCGAGATCTATCTCGGTCGGACGAGCGAGGAGTTCGTGCTCGACGGCACCTGGGATCGCTTCGCCGACGACCTCGCCGAGAGCGACCCGGTCGCGTTCGTGGTCGAGTCGGGGAACCCCGTCGACGAGTCGACACCGTTCGCCGATGTCGTGGAGTCGGACTTCACGCCGGTGTGGGAAGACGGCGACGGCACCCTGTCGTTCCGCAACGACGTCGCCGAGTGGCTCGAACCGAACACTGCGGGCACGCCGGTCGACCTGGCCGACGGCGACCTCATCGCGACCGACGAACCGGTCCGCCTCGACGCCGGGCTCGACCCGGTCGTGCCGGTCGTCGAGATCGGGCTGACCGGAACGGGGGGCGTCGACGCCTCGCTCACCATCAACCGCACCAACGGCAGCGTCGACGTCGACTCGTGGCGCAGCGGTGTCGCGAACTGGGTCCGCAACGTGCCGGCCCCGCCCGACGCCGGCGTGACGATCATCGTCGCCGACGACGCCGTGCTCATGGCGATCGACGGCGTCGTCGCCGGTGCGGTGTCTCGCGAGCCCGTCACCGCCGTGTGGATCACGACGGGAGCCGACGCCCTCCTCGATCCGGTCGAGTCGTCGGCCGAGCCGCCAGGTTCCGGCGGCTGAGACCCGACGTGACGCTCAGCGGGGACCGCGGACGAGTCGGCCCGGCAGCTCCCCGGTGAACTCGTCGTCGGTCACGGTCTCGACGCCGGCGCAGAACGTGTGGCGGTAGCCGCTCGCCTTCTGCACGAGGCGGGGAGCACCGCCGGGGAGGTCCCAGGCCATGCGCGGCTTGCCGAACGTGAGGGCGTCGTAGTCGATCACGTTGATGTCGGCCCGCATCCCGGGCGCCAGCAGCCCACGATCGCCGAGCCCGTACAGCTCGGCGGTCTGGCGGGTCTGACGATGCACGACGTACTCGAGCGGCATCTTCGGGCCGCGGGTGCGATCGCGCGTCCAGTGGGTCAGCATGAACGTCGGGCAGCCGCCGTCGCAGATCACCCGCACGTGGGCGCCGGCATCGGCGAGACCCATTCGGGTGCCGGGATGCATGTGCGCCTCGTAGTTGAACGACAGGTCGCCGTAGCTGTAGTTGAAGAACGGCGAATAGAGCATCCCGTGACCGTCGGCGGACAGCAGATGATCGATGACCAGCTCGATGGGGGAGACCCCGGTGCGCCCGGCGACCGAGCCGATCGAATCGTCGGGGTGCGGCTCGTAGTCGATGTCGCCGTCCGCGACCGCCCACGTCTTCCACATCGTGCCGAGCACGACCTTCTCGAAGAAGCCGTCGTCGTCGGGCGTCTCGGCGATCAGCCGGTCGCGGACCGGACCCGACCGGAGTGCGGCACACCGCTCGGCGAGGGGCAGGTCGGCGATCTCGCCGTAGGCCGGGTGGAACATCAGCGGGTGATAGCTGCCCTCCAGGCACATCAGCAGACCGACGGTACGACCGTGCACCTGGGCGACGATCGGGATGCCGTCGGCGATCGCCTCGTCGAGCTTGTCGAGCACCTCGCGCCACAGGTCGGGCGCCTGGTCGAACTGGCTGAAGTTGACGCTGACGGTGCGTCCGAAGCGGCTGGCCAGCTCTCTCATCCACGGCCACTCGCGCTCGGGCAGGATCGCGTGTTCCGGGGCGAACTGGAACACCCCGTGACCGACGTCCTGCATCGCTGCGGCGATGGCGAACAGTTCGTCGGATTCGACCATCGTGCCCGGCACCAGTTCGCCCGACTTCGACTTGTGCAGCGGGGTGCGGCTCGTGGAGAAGCCCAGCGCGCCGGCGCGCAGACCGTCGGCGACGATCGACGCCATCCGCTCGAGGTCGTCGGCCGTCGCCGGGTTGTTGACGCCGCTGCGGTCGCCCATGACGTAGCCGCGCACGGCGCTGTGTGGTACCTGGGCGCCGAGGTCGAGTACGTAGTGGCGGCGATCGAGCGCGTCGAGATACTCGGTGAACGACTCCCACTCCCACTGGATGCCTTCGGTCAACGCGGTGCCGGGGATGTCCTCGACGCCCTCCATCACCTCGATCAGCCACTCGTGCTTGTCGGGCTGAGCGGGTGCGAAGCCGACGCCGCAGTTGCCCATGACCGCCGTGGTGACCCCGTGCCACGACGACGGGGTGAGGTACGGGTCCCAGGTGGCCTGGGCGTCGTAGTGCGTGTGCACGTCGACGAAGCCGGGGGTGACGAGCAGGCCGTCGGCATCGATCTCGCGCGTGCCGGCGCCGACGTCGCTTCCGACTTCGACGACGCGATCGCCGTCGATCGCGATGTCGGCGTTGCGAGCGGGGCCGCCCGACCCGTCGATCACGTTCCCCCTGCGGATCACCAGATCATGCATGGAACCACGGTAGTGGACCATCATGAAGGCGTGACGACGGAGCACCACGGCGCCGAGCAGGCCGACGACGCGTCCGACGACGACGGATCGTCCCGAGCGCTTCGCCGGGCGTGGTTCGGTGTGGCCGTGCTCGCCGTGGCGATGGCGGGGTTGCTCGTCGGCACCGGGTTCGACCTCGGATCGTTGTTCGGCGGTGACGATCCGCCCGATCCGCTCGCCGGTCTCGACGAGATCGATTGGTCGACCGGCGTGGTGGTCGCCGGCGACGAGCACGACGGCGTGGGCGCCGACATGGTGCTGGCCGTCGGCGGTGACGACGCACGATGCGTCGGCATCCGAACCGACCCGGGCGACGAGCCGGCCCCCGTTCGGTGCGGTCTCGACGGGTTCATCAACCGGTGGGACGATCCGCAGGCGCAAGCGACCGTCCTGAGCGACTACTTCGGCTTCCTCGACGAGGTCGTGGTCGCCGACGGCGACGGCACCTGGACCAACGTGCTCGCCGGCGCCGTCAGCCCTCAGGTCGTGCGGGTGACCGCTCATCTCGGCGACGGCGGCGAGTACAGCTTCGTGACCCGCAACGAGGGCGGCTGGTTCGTGGCCGTCCTGCCGGCGTCGATCACCGATCCCGACGTCGAGACGGGCGAGCTGCTCAACGGTCCGGTCGAACTCGACCTGTACGACGACGAGGGCAACCGCATCACCGTCATCGACCTGACCCGGCCACCGGAGTTCCTGTGACGCAACGATTCGACACCCGCCACACCGACGTGCCGCAGTTGTTGGTGATCCGGCACGGCCAGACCGAGTGGTCGAAGGTCGGCAAGCACACCGGCCGCACCGACATCCCGCTCACCGACGTCGGTCGGGCCGAGGCGAGCGACGCCGCACTCACCCTCGAAGGCTGGAACCTCGTGCGGGCGTACTGCAGCCCGCTCCAGCGGGCACGCGAGACCGCCGAGATCGTGAGCCCGGCGTGCGGACTCGTCACCGATCCCGACCTCGTCGAGTGGGACTACGGCGACTTCGAGGGCGAGACCACCCCCGAATCGCGCAAGCGCATCCCCGACTGGTCGGTGTGGACGCACGAGATCACCGGCGGCGAGTCGTACGACGAGGTGGGGGAGCGGGCCGACCGGTTCCTCGCCCGGTTCGACGACGAGGTCCCCACCGGGAACGGCGTGGTGTTCGCCCACGGCCACTTCCTGGCGATCCTGATCGCCCGCTGGTGCGGCCTGCCTGCCATCGAGGGTCGCCGGTTCGCCTTGGCGACCGCGACGGTGAGCCTGCTGGGCTGGCATCGGGAGGATCGTGTGATCCGCGCCCTCAACCATCGTGTCGGCCGAGTTCTCGACCCGCCGTTCCGAACCTGACCCGGTTTTCGCGCTAGGTTGCACGCCTGACCGTTAAGGCGGGTCCCGTGAGGCCCGAACGGCAGGAGTACAACGTGAGTCACCCCAAACAGGTCCTCGGACCTGACGACGTGCGACGCGCGGTCACGCGCATGGCGCACGAGATCATCGAGCGCAACCAGGGCACCTCGGGCATCGCCCTCGTCGGGTTGCAGCGAGGCGGCGTCTGGCTCGCCGAGGCGTTGGGCGAGGCGATCGCCCGCATCGGCACCACTGTTCCGGTCGGTTCCGTCGACTGCTCGCTCTACCGCGACGACATCGGCCTGCGACCCGTCTCACCCGGCAGCGTCAGCCAGATCGACTTCGACGTCGACGGTGCCACGATCGTTCTCGTCGACGACGTGCTGTACACCGGACGAACCGTGAAAGCGGCCCTCGACGCGATCACCGACTACGGCCGACCGACGGCGGTCCAACTCGCCGTGCTCGTCGACCGCGGCCACCGCGAACTGCCGATCCGGCCCGACTTCGTCGGCAAGAACCTGCCGACCTCGTCCGACGAACAAGTCGCCGCCACCGCCGACGGCGTCACGATCGCCTGAGGAACCCGCCCGTGCAGCACTTCCGCTCGATCGACGAGGCCGGCCCCGACGCCGTCCGTCGTCTGCTCGACCTCGCCGATCACATGGCCGAGGTCAACCGCCGCCCGAACCCGAAGGTGCCGGCCCTGCGAGGCAAGACCGTGTGCAACGTGTTCTTCGAGGACTCGACCCGCACCCGGCTCAGCTTCGAGACCGCCGCCAAGCGGCTGTCGGCCGACACGATGAACTTCGCCGTGTCGTCGTCGAGCCTCAACAAGGGGGAGAGCCTCCGCGACACGATCGAGACGATCGCCGCGATGGGCGTCGACGCCTTCGTGATCCGGCACAAGTCGACCGGCACACCCTGGCAGATCGCCCAGTGGACGAACGCTGCGATCGTCAACGCCGGTGACGGCTGGCACGCCCACCCGACCCAGGCCCTGCTCGACTGCTACACGATCCGGACCGCGTTCAATCGCCCCGATGGATTCGACGGGTTGCGGATCGCGATCGTCGGCGACGTCAAGCACAGCCGGGTCGCCCGCTCCGACATCGAGGCGTTCGCGATGCTCGGCGCCGACGTCACCCTCGTCGCGCCGAAGACACTGCTGCCTCCCGAGACCGACGGCATGCCGGTCACCGTCACGACCGACCTCGACGCGGTCCTGCCCGACCTCGACGTGCTCTACCTGCTGCGCATGCAGACCGAGCGCATGACCGAGGCCCTGGTGCCCGACCTGCGTGAGTACACCACCCGGTTCGGCCTGACGCCCGAGCGGGTGCCGCGGCTCGCCGACCACGCCCTGGTGATGCACCCCGGCCCGATGAACCGTGGCGTCGAGATCGCCGTCGACCCGGCCGAACTGCCCGGTTCGGTCATCACCCAGCAGGTCACCAACGGCATCGCCGTCCGCATGGCGGTCCTGTTCGACCTCCTCGGCAGCGGCACCCTGCCGGAGGCATCGTCATGACCGAGATGACCACCATGGCCGCGAGTACCACCATGCCCGCGAGTACCACCATGCCCGCCCGACCGACGCCCCGGACGTGCAGTCGATTCAATCGCCTGGGTGTCCACGGGTGGACGCCTGGTGGATTCAATCGCCTGGGTGTCCGGTCGGGGGCGGCAACGGGGCTCCGGACGTGGAGTGGTTGGAATCGCCCGGGTGTCCGGGCCGGAGATGAGGAGCGACAGCGATGAACCAGTACCTGATCCAGGGTGGCACCGTGATCGACCCGACGGGGGAGCGGCGTGCCGACGTCCTCGTCCGTGACGGTGTGGTCGCCGCCGTCGACGAGCACCTCGGCGAGTCACCCGACGCCGGTGGTGCGACCGTGATCGACGCCGCCGGCTGCGTGGTGTCGCCCGGGTTCGTCGACCTGCACACCCACCTCCGGGAGCCCGGCAAGGAAGAGGCCGAGACGATCGAGACCGGTTCACGTGCCGCCGCCAAGGGTGGCTACACGTGCGTGGTTGCGATGCCGAACACCGACCCGACGCAGGACTGCGTCAGCGTCGTCGAGTTCGTCCGCAAGCAGGGCGAGGCGGCCGGGCTGTGCGACGTGCGGCCCTCCGGCTCGATCACCGTGGGCCGCGCCGGCACCCAGCTCACCCCGTTCGCCGAGTTGGCCGAGGCGGGTGTGCGGATCTTCACCGACGACGGCTCGGGGGTACAGGACCCGCTCCTGATGCGTCGGGCGTTCGAGTACGCGCTCGATCTCGACATCGTGCTCGCCCAGCACTGCGAGGTCGCCCGGCTGACCGAGGGTGCCGTGATGCACGAGGGGCACTGCTGCTCGACGTTCGGTCTGCCCGGATGGCCGTCGATCGCCGAGGAGCTGATGGTGTACCGCGACATCGAACTGGTCCGCCTCACGGGTGCCCCGGTGCACATCCTGCACCTGTCGACCGCCGGCAGCGTCGAGTTGGTGCGTCGGGCGAAGGCCGATGGCCTGCCGGTCACCGCCGAGGCGACGCCGCACCACATCAGCCTCACCGACGAACTGCTCGCCGGGTACTCGGCGCTCTACAAGGTCAACCCGCCCCTGCGGACGATGGCCGACGTCGAGGCGGTCCGCGGCGGACTGGCCGACGGCACGATCGACGCGATCGCCACCGACCACGCGCCGCACGCACCGGAAACGAAGGAGCAGCCGCTCGACCAGGCGCCTCCGGGCATGCTCGGCCTCGAGACCGCGCTCGGTGTCGGCCTGGCCAGCCTCGAGATGTCGGTTGCGGAGGTCGTCGCCGCCCTCAGCTGGAAACCCGCCGCCATCGCCGGCGTCGCCGACACCCACGGCCGCCCGATCGCCCCGGGAGAACCCGCCAACCTCACGATCTTCGACCCGAACGAGACCTGGGAAGTGATCCCGGCAACCCTCGCCAGCAAGTCCAAGAACACCCCCTTCGTCGGAGTCGAACTGAAGGGCAAGACCAAGCACACCCTCCTCCACGGAGCCCCTACGGTCCTGGACGGGAACCCCCAACGCTGATGCAAGAACATGCAGTGAGCTGTATGATCATGCGTATCGATCAGTCAGCTCGGACCCACCACGACGCGAACCGCACGGCGCAAGACGCCAGGCCCACGTCCTGCGTATCAACGCATCCCCGTGGTAGCGACGACGAACGGAGTGAGCCTTGGAGCGTTCACCATGACGTCTCTGAGGGCACAGGTCGACCTGACCGAGCAACAGCATCTGCGAGCCTCAGCCGCCGGTGCCACCCACCGGTATC contains:
- a CDS encoding dihydroorotase; the encoded protein is MNQYLIQGGTVIDPTGERRADVLVRDGVVAAVDEHLGESPDAGGATVIDAAGCVVSPGFVDLHTHLREPGKEEAETIETGSRAAAKGGYTCVVAMPNTDPTQDCVSVVEFVRKQGEAAGLCDVRPSGSITVGRAGTQLTPFAELAEAGVRIFTDDGSGVQDPLLMRRAFEYALDLDIVLAQHCEVARLTEGAVMHEGHCCSTFGLPGWPSIAEELMVYRDIELVRLTGAPVHILHLSTAGSVELVRRAKADGLPVTAEATPHHISLTDELLAGYSALYKVNPPLRTMADVEAVRGGLADGTIDAIATDHAPHAPETKEQPLDQAPPGMLGLETALGVGLASLEMSVAEVVAALSWKPAAIAGVADTHGRPIAPGEPANLTIFDPNETWEVIPATLASKSKNTPFVGVELKGKTKHTLLHGAPTVLDGNPQR
- a CDS encoding N-acyl-D-amino-acid deacylase family protein, whose translation is MHDLVIRRGNVIDGSGGPARNADIAIDGDRVVEVGSDVGAGTREIDADGLLVTPGFVDVHTHYDAQATWDPYLTPSSWHGVTTAVMGNCGVGFAPAQPDKHEWLIEVMEGVEDIPGTALTEGIQWEWESFTEYLDALDRRHYVLDLGAQVPHSAVRGYVMGDRSGVNNPATADDLERMASIVADGLRAGALGFSTSRTPLHKSKSGELVPGTMVESDELFAIAAAMQDVGHGVFQFAPEHAILPEREWPWMRELASRFGRTVSVNFSQFDQAPDLWREVLDKLDEAIADGIPIVAQVHGRTVGLLMCLEGSYHPLMFHPAYGEIADLPLAERCAALRSGPVRDRLIAETPDDDGFFEKVVLGTMWKTWAVADGDIDYEPHPDDSIGSVAGRTGVSPIELVIDHLLSADGHGMLYSPFFNYSYGDLSFNYEAHMHPGTRMGLADAGAHVRVICDGGCPTFMLTHWTRDRTRGPKMPLEYVVHRQTRQTAELYGLGDRGLLAPGMRADINVIDYDALTFGKPRMAWDLPGGAPRLVQKASGYRHTFCAGVETVTDDEFTGELPGRLVRGPR
- a CDS encoding aspartate carbamoyltransferase catalytic subunit codes for the protein MQHFRSIDEAGPDAVRRLLDLADHMAEVNRRPNPKVPALRGKTVCNVFFEDSTRTRLSFETAAKRLSADTMNFAVSSSSLNKGESLRDTIETIAAMGVDAFVIRHKSTGTPWQIAQWTNAAIVNAGDGWHAHPTQALLDCYTIRTAFNRPDGFDGLRIAIVGDVKHSRVARSDIEAFAMLGADVTLVAPKTLLPPETDGMPVTVTTDLDAVLPDLDVLYLLRMQTERMTEALVPDLREYTTRFGLTPERVPRLADHALVMHPGPMNRGVEIAVDPAELPGSVITQQVTNGIAVRMAVLFDLLGSGTLPEASS
- the pyrR gene encoding bifunctional pyr operon transcriptional regulator/uracil phosphoribosyltransferase PyrR, which produces MAHEIIERNQGTSGIALVGLQRGGVWLAEALGEAIARIGTTVPVGSVDCSLYRDDIGLRPVSPGSVSQIDFDVDGATIVLVDDVLYTGRTVKAALDAITDYGRPTAVQLAVLVDRGHRELPIRPDFVGKNLPTSSDEQVAATADGVTIA
- the efp gene encoding elongation factor P: MPAITTNDLKTGITLELDNGLFQVVEFQHVKPGKGGAFVRTKLRNVKSGNVFDRTFNAGIRVEQAIIRREDMQFLYRDGDDYVFMNNESYEQMNVAPVALGDAADYLIEGMTAQVAFHEGEIIGVEIPASVELTITETEPGLQGDRKTGATKPATLETGKIVNVPLFIEQGEKIRVDTRSGEYMTRV
- the nusB gene encoding transcription antitermination factor NusB, with protein sequence MERPDERSDARERALYLLYEAHSKGIAPVDTIDLQVIEPDELTQELVRGVGDHLERLDGMIDERAHGWTLARMPVLDLNVMRLGAYELLERPHVPTAVVLNEAVELAKRFSTDDSGRFVNGVLAAIATDARPTAD
- a CDS encoding M24 family metallopeptidase, with product MSVREHLPPIGYAGRIGRVRHRATDLGFDGVLVTDLIDIRWLTGFTGSSGTLLITPDRAVFVTDGRYRDRAADEFAASGAEADIVAGFTKLEQQQRLDDAAHNLSKIGASAASIDHESWTRLATRLPIAPITTIVADERRAKDEGEVARIELAAEFADAALAEVAPLLGYGLTEADVRTELEYRMRRHGADGPSYDTIVASGPTNAARPHHEPTDRLIVEGDTVVIDVGALVDGYHSDMTRSYVIGEPTAQQREIYDLVLTAQLAGLSAVTAGRRAAAVDTACRTLFEGAGYRDWYLHSTGHGVGLQIHEDPYESPVSEQTLVAGDVVTVEPGLYRVGFGGFRVEDLVEVESDGCRVLTQSPKDTPCLPSPPTT
- a CDS encoding histidine phosphatase family protein; amino-acid sequence: MTQRFDTRHTDVPQLLVIRHGQTEWSKVGKHTGRTDIPLTDVGRAEASDAALTLEGWNLVRAYCSPLQRARETAEIVSPACGLVTDPDLVEWDYGDFEGETTPESRKRIPDWSVWTHEITGGESYDEVGERADRFLARFDDEVPTGNGVVFAHGHFLAILIARWCGLPAIEGRRFALATATVSLLGWHREDRVIRALNHRVGRVLDPPFRT